A stretch of the Filimonas lacunae genome encodes the following:
- a CDS encoding LytR/AlgR family response regulator transcription factor: MKVLIIEDEELAANTLQHMLQRITPQIAITAILETVQAAVSWLSTHPQPDVIFMDIHLGDGESFHIFEEVTVNSPVIFTTAYDQYMLKAFKHQGIDYLLKPFEESDVRAALDKLATIRQTTPIASESLPALPAGRLRNRFMVKIGNLIKTIQMEDVAYFMASDKYLFMVTKDQQRYIIEETIASIAPQLNPSDFFRINRKFIIHISAIKEMHRLTRNRVQVILTPTPPDGIDSIVSEDRAEEFKQWLDM; the protein is encoded by the coding sequence ATGAAAGTATTGATTATAGAAGACGAAGAGCTTGCAGCTAACACGCTGCAACATATGCTGCAACGCATTACCCCACAGATAGCGATTACCGCCATCCTGGAAACCGTACAGGCCGCCGTAAGCTGGTTAAGCACTCACCCACAGCCTGATGTTATTTTTATGGACATTCACCTGGGCGATGGGGAAAGCTTTCATATTTTCGAGGAAGTGACCGTTAACAGCCCCGTAATATTCACCACTGCCTACGATCAGTACATGCTAAAGGCATTTAAACACCAGGGCATCGATTACCTGCTAAAACCCTTTGAAGAATCGGATGTACGTGCCGCGCTGGACAAGCTGGCCACCATTCGCCAGACAACACCTATTGCCTCAGAATCTTTGCCGGCCCTCCCCGCCGGCCGCCTGCGCAACCGCTTTATGGTGAAAATAGGCAACCTCATCAAAACCATACAAATGGAAGATGTGGCCTATTTTATGGCTTCTGATAAATACCTGTTCATGGTTACCAAAGACCAGCAGCGTTATATTATAGAAGAAACCATAGCCAGCATAGCACCGCAGTTAAACCCTTCTGATTTTTTCCGTATTAACCGCAAGTTTATTATTCATATCAGCGCTATTAAAGAGATGCACCGGCTAACACGCAACCGAGTGCAGGTAATATTAACACCTACCCCACCAGATGGTATTGATAGTATTGTAAGTGAAGATAGAGCGGAGGAGTTTAAGCAGTGGCTGGATATGTAG
- a CDS encoding RagB/SusD family nutrient uptake outer membrane protein: MNKIKLYITACFLLLTAASCKKYLDIQPAGRVIPRTADDFRGLLTFAYSSFPTHKSLLALRTDELVLDEYATDYPAMKDIYSWKDANPDNLTVQFPYVQFYKAIFNANHVIAEVENEAGKTTETAQIKGEAYLLRAYSHFELLNLYAKPYNKATASTDRGVPVSVKIDLEQNYAPATVEAVYAQILADIAAGRELLNVDSFEAGKNYRFTTRAALALLARVRAFRGEWDQALTLSTDALAINNKLENLNSSKVLPIHYQSVENIMSMEKAFDLGSIAMISSHLLGIYDQQNDLRFPLYFSKSGGDYVSLKGNSDALKISFRNGELYLLQAEAAARTNNLPTARESLLQLKASRLKPAYYQTEATRIAGLDQAALIQEILNERERELALEGHRWYDLRRTGQPSLVHSLAGEDFTLQQNDPRYTLRFPKDALANNPNLQ, translated from the coding sequence ATGAACAAAATCAAACTATATATTACAGCCTGCTTCCTGTTACTGACTGCTGCCAGCTGTAAAAAATACCTGGATATACAACCTGCAGGTCGCGTGATACCACGCACAGCTGATGATTTCAGAGGTTTATTAACCTTTGCCTATAGCAGCTTTCCCACACATAAATCGTTACTGGCCTTACGTACCGACGAACTGGTGCTGGACGAATACGCTACAGACTACCCTGCTATGAAGGATATCTATAGCTGGAAAGATGCCAACCCCGATAACTTAACGGTGCAGTTTCCTTATGTGCAGTTTTATAAAGCGATTTTTAACGCCAATCATGTAATTGCAGAGGTGGAGAATGAAGCGGGTAAAACCACGGAAACCGCGCAGATTAAAGGCGAAGCTTATCTGCTGCGTGCTTACAGTCACTTTGAGTTACTGAACCTGTATGCCAAACCTTACAACAAAGCTACCGCCAGCACCGACCGCGGCGTACCCGTTTCGGTAAAAATAGACCTGGAACAAAACTATGCCCCCGCTACCGTAGAAGCTGTATATGCACAAATACTGGCGGATATTGCAGCAGGCAGAGAACTGCTGAACGTGGACAGTTTTGAAGCTGGTAAAAACTATCGTTTCACTACACGTGCCGCACTAGCCTTACTGGCACGTGTGCGTGCTTTCCGTGGCGAATGGGACCAGGCTTTAACACTGAGTACAGATGCACTGGCCATTAACAACAAGCTCGAAAACCTGAACAGCTCTAAAGTATTACCCATCCATTACCAGAGCGTGGAAAACATCATGTCGATGGAAAAAGCATTTGACCTGGGTAGCATAGCCATGATCAGTTCGCACCTGCTGGGCATTTACGATCAGCAGAACGACTTACGCTTTCCACTGTATTTCAGCAAATCAGGCGGAGACTATGTTTCCCTCAAAGGCAACAGTGATGCGTTAAAAATCTCATTTCGCAACGGCGAACTGTACCTGTTACAGGCCGAAGCTGCCGCACGTACCAACAACCTGCCTACCGCGCGGGAAAGCCTGCTGCAACTGAAAGCCAGCCGCCTGAAACCTGCCTATTACCAGACAGAAGCCACCCGCATTGCCGGTTTAGACCAGGCTGCCCTGATACAGGAAATACTCAATGAAAGAGAACGCGAACTGGCCCTGGAAGGTCATCGCTGGTACGATCTGCGTCGCACCGGCCAACCTTCGCTGGTGCATTCTTTAGCCGGAGAAGACTTTACCTTGCAACAGAACGATCCACGTTATACCCTGCGTTTCCCTAAAGATGCGCTGGCCAATAACCCCAATTTGCAATAA
- a CDS encoding class I SAM-dependent methyltransferase has product MIQAGNVRQNIMTNEIKDTSVFSTDVSFDDVYPREIRRLSKSHWTSVEVAKKAASFLAEIPGSCVLDIGSGVGKFCLNAGHYYRDSHFFGVEQRSSLVEIAKETQQLLGIQNVTFINANFTQLDFSEFDHFYFFNSFYENLTGEQDWIDDYIDHSESLYNYYTGYLYKMLETRPPGTRLVTYQSLFEEIPSGYQVVENDLAILYNCWIKTE; this is encoded by the coding sequence ATGATACAGGCAGGTAATGTGAGGCAAAACATTATGACAAATGAAATCAAAGACACAAGCGTTTTTTCTACTGACGTAAGCTTTGATGATGTATATCCACGAGAAATTCGTCGTTTATCCAAATCACACTGGACATCTGTAGAAGTAGCTAAAAAGGCTGCTTCGTTTTTAGCAGAAATCCCTGGCTCCTGTGTACTTGACATAGGTTCCGGAGTGGGAAAGTTTTGTTTGAATGCAGGCCATTATTACAGAGATAGTCATTTTTTTGGGGTAGAACAAAGGAGTAGTCTGGTAGAAATTGCCAAAGAAACGCAGCAGTTATTAGGCATTCAAAATGTGACATTCATTAATGCCAATTTCACTCAACTGGATTTTTCTGAGTTTGATCATTTCTATTTCTTTAATTCTTTTTATGAGAACCTCACAGGTGAGCAAGATTGGATTGATGACTATATTGACCACTCTGAAAGTTTATATAATTACTATACAGGTTACCTGTATAAAATGTTGGAGACAAGACCTCCTGGCACCCGCCTGGTAACTTATCAGAGTTTATTTGAGGAAATTCCTTCAGGATACCAGGTAGTTGAAAATGATCTTGCTATATTATATAACTGCTGGATTAAAACAGAATAA
- a CDS encoding CPBP family intramembrane glutamic endopeptidase, which translates to MIVLSTLVWGLSGHAKWDRETLLFQLLLPGIDEEMMFRGVLLGLLLTALKERIALIGSPAIGITAVLFGCSHAVTVGAHYSIHFDPFYFLQTALAGYVWGWITFKSRSILLAIVSHNLCNFFGTLATMIK; encoded by the coding sequence ATGATTGTATTGTCCACACTGGTTTGGGGGCTATCAGGGCATGCTAAGTGGGATAGGGAAACATTACTTTTTCAGCTTTTACTGCCGGGCATTGATGAGGAAATGATGTTTAGAGGTGTTCTTTTAGGGCTTTTATTAACCGCGTTGAAAGAGCGTATTGCCTTGATCGGCAGTCCTGCTATAGGGATTACGGCTGTGCTTTTTGGATGTTCCCATGCAGTAACGGTAGGAGCGCATTATTCCATTCACTTTGATCCTTTTTATTTTCTGCAAACTGCATTGGCGGGGTATGTGTGGGGATGGATAACTTTCAAAAGCAGGAGTATCTTATTGGCTATAGTATCACACAACCTCTGTAACTTTTTCGGAACGCTTGCAACAATGATAAAATAA
- a CDS encoding YoaK family protein, translating to MVLTTNVTGHAALLAVKLTEGDLRSVRMIGLWLILFLAGAFLSSLYISKAGHDNPYAYSIPVIVEIIILVLVGYFGYSFDNTIVKTEYFAGSLLFAMGMQNALVSIVSGSVVRTTHLTGMFTDLGIDLAAALLKPTSNYSFIWRKIELRIIIITFFLAGGIIGGFVFVKLRYHSFYLAAGFLVIAMFYDFFRVKVKRIQSKVRKMTIVRD from the coding sequence ATGGTACTTACTACCAATGTTACAGGCCATGCAGCCTTACTGGCTGTAAAGTTAACGGAAGGAGATCTTCGTTCTGTCCGCATGATAGGTCTTTGGTTAATATTGTTCCTTGCAGGCGCATTCCTGTCTAGTCTTTATATTTCAAAAGCGGGTCATGATAACCCTTATGCTTATTCCATACCCGTTATTGTAGAAATAATCATCCTGGTCCTCGTTGGATACTTCGGATATAGTTTTGATAACACTATTGTGAAAACGGAATATTTTGCCGGCAGCCTGCTTTTTGCTATGGGCATGCAGAACGCGCTTGTATCCATTGTATCCGGCTCTGTTGTCAGAACTACACACCTTACAGGTATGTTTACCGATCTGGGTATTGATTTGGCTGCTGCCTTACTCAAGCCCACCTCAAATTATTCTTTCATCTGGAGAAAGATTGAACTACGGATTATCATTATTACATTTTTCCTTGCTGGTGGTATTATTGGAGGTTTTGTTTTTGTCAAACTGCGGTACCATAGTTTTTATCTGGCTGCAGGTTTTCTGGTGATTGCCATGTTCTATGATTTCTTTAGGGTTAAGGTGAAGCGTATTCAATCAAAAGTAAGGAAGATGACAATAGTCAGGGATTAA
- a CDS encoding Crp/Fnr family transcriptional regulator: protein MSLKGIFPIDKWIFQSSSVLDSLSIEEMERLSVNMIEQPYQKGQMIFRENSYASGIYFIKQGKVKKYKQDKGGNEQIIYVANAGEMIGYHAVLSSETYPDSAAALEDSSIAFIPKEDFLLAVERSPNLSNHLLKALSHEYKVLANSISIVARHSVRERLAISLIVLREKYKLPELDTDNIEINIPRKDLASMAATTEENVVRLLKELKMEGIVETQGRKIKIMDIKALIKITNYR, encoded by the coding sequence ATGAGCTTAAAAGGTATTTTCCCTATAGATAAGTGGATCTTTCAGTCCAGTTCGGTATTGGATAGTTTATCTATCGAAGAAATGGAAAGGCTTTCTGTAAATATGATAGAGCAGCCATACCAAAAAGGACAAATGATCTTCCGGGAAAATAGTTATGCTTCCGGCATCTACTTTATCAAACAGGGAAAGGTAAAAAAATACAAGCAGGATAAGGGAGGAAACGAACAAATCATTTATGTAGCCAATGCCGGTGAAATGATCGGGTACCATGCGGTTTTATCCAGTGAAACTTATCCGGACTCAGCCGCCGCACTAGAGGATAGTTCTATTGCGTTTATCCCCAAAGAAGATTTTCTTTTAGCAGTGGAACGGTCCCCTAACTTGTCTAATCACCTGTTAAAAGCACTTAGCCATGAATACAAGGTGCTTGCAAACAGTATTTCCATTGTTGCCAGGCACTCGGTAAGAGAGCGGCTGGCCATTTCGCTGATTGTTTTGAGAGAGAAATATAAGCTTCCTGAATTAGATACAGATAACATTGAAATTAATATCCCGCGCAAGGATTTGGCCAGCATGGCCGCTACAACAGAAGAAAACGTGGTTCGCCTGCTGAAAGAACTCAAAATGGAAGGAATTGTTGAAACACAAGGCAGGAAGATAAAAATAATGGACATTAAAGCACTTATAAAGATAACAAATTACCGGTAA
- a CDS encoding SusC/RagA family TonB-linked outer membrane protein, translating into MRRLLFILLALCSVFTSYSQDPQTITGQVLSEEDGKPVPGASVFVDQSPIGEQAGPAVIQNAVTGAVTDAKGQFSLTVPAGVSYLKVSCIGFTTTLINIVNKKHLTIKLGSDKNMLSDVIVNGYTSTSKRKNTTATVKVDYDKVRQTGVAGVDQMLEGQMAGVAVTSVNGGPGNAPKIRIRGTASLTNQDPLWVLDGIPLEGTNLPLNYDKDNIDQLRNLPIAGLNPDDIADITVLKDAAATAIYGARASNGVIVITTKKGKKGPVNVGFTANTFIAERPAFDKLNLMNANEKIDFELGLAANPYLTYRDQQGAVARILNSADELDAFRTNGFSGLSSGTQAAINALRQNNTNWGKELYQTAVNQQYGINLSGGSDQVNYYFSGGYYDEKGTTVGTGLKRYNITLKTDFNVSSKLTFGAALFGSRSSRQNYLTEIDANTSPSRYSRNTNPYLTILDNAGNYVYDKDIFGTSNLSGDVYIPFNIIEERENTHYNLTNSSLKALFSVNYKVWQDLKFRSELGLQFDETGSEKFAGTNSYYLRKLKESTRFYNSSTRKYEYFLPTGGTIQNQNTSFFQNNWKTVLEYNKVVNSKHEFDALVGSELRRNRNTDISTKGFGYDARTLTTQQILFPNADFARNANFRSYQKGFVENAFASAYATFAYTYDRRYTLYGSVRYDGSDLFGVDPKYKYLPIYSVSGAWNAKEETFLKEVNWLSNLRVRSSYGIQGNIDKNTSPYIIGEYQNIGVLPGNTETGISVTSPPNNKLRWEKTNTFNAGVEAGFWNNAVQVTVDYYNRNSKDLISTEALQLENGFDFTSSNFAMVTNKGIELSISTRNIRTKNFQWSTDFNITHNKSKVTRQRVRPSSYLPSNEGHPVNSLFVLKTAGLDANGIPQFVQDGKTTSLENFFQLYDPYADIFPGELLDTRLATKDFQNLFTYAGDMDPQYTGGLINRFRLGNFDLAVAALFNINQWRQSTPAYNPASVDRGLNYSKNINNLPPAFGKDSYNGERWMAYTWMNAQDPINSYRMLDVFAKKMSYVRINSIRLGYTLPANAARAIKVSSLRLSAEARNPFVFGTSYNGYFDPETFGNIYAQPITRSISFGLNATF; encoded by the coding sequence ATGAGGAGATTACTATTCATCCTTTTGGCGCTGTGCAGTGTTTTCACCAGCTACAGCCAGGATCCACAAACTATTACCGGCCAGGTGTTGTCGGAAGAAGACGGTAAGCCCGTTCCCGGTGCTTCTGTATTTGTTGATCAAAGTCCTATTGGCGAACAAGCTGGCCCCGCCGTGATACAAAACGCAGTAACCGGCGCTGTTACAGATGCTAAGGGACAGTTTAGTCTGACAGTGCCTGCGGGCGTGAGTTACCTGAAAGTAAGCTGTATAGGTTTTACTACAACACTCATCAACATCGTTAACAAAAAACATCTTACCATTAAACTGGGCAGCGATAAGAATATGCTGAGCGATGTGATTGTGAACGGTTACACCAGCACTTCTAAAAGAAAGAACACCACCGCTACCGTGAAAGTGGATTACGACAAGGTAAGACAAACAGGTGTTGCAGGTGTTGACCAGATGTTAGAAGGCCAGATGGCCGGTGTAGCGGTAACCAGTGTGAACGGTGGCCCGGGCAATGCACCTAAGATAAGAATACGCGGTACTGCATCGTTGACCAACCAGGATCCACTGTGGGTATTGGATGGCATTCCATTAGAAGGAACCAACCTGCCACTGAATTACGACAAAGACAATATTGACCAACTACGCAACCTGCCTATTGCCGGTTTAAACCCGGATGACATTGCAGACATCACTGTGCTAAAAGATGCGGCAGCTACGGCCATTTATGGTGCAAGAGCCTCTAACGGTGTTATTGTTATCACTACTAAAAAAGGCAAGAAAGGCCCCGTAAACGTGGGTTTTACCGCCAACACTTTTATAGCGGAGCGTCCGGCTTTTGACAAGCTGAACCTCATGAACGCTAACGAGAAAATAGATTTTGAACTGGGGCTGGCTGCTAATCCGTATCTTACTTATCGGGATCAACAGGGTGCCGTTGCCAGAATTTTAAATAGTGCAGATGAATTAGATGCCTTCCGTACCAATGGTTTCAGCGGCCTGAGCAGCGGCACACAAGCAGCAATCAATGCCTTACGTCAAAACAATACCAACTGGGGTAAAGAGTTGTATCAAACAGCTGTTAACCAGCAATACGGCATCAACTTATCCGGCGGTAGCGACCAGGTAAACTATTATTTCTCCGGTGGCTATTATGATGAAAAAGGCACTACTGTTGGAACAGGCCTGAAACGTTATAACATCACACTGAAAACAGATTTCAATGTATCATCTAAATTAACTTTTGGCGCTGCTTTGTTTGGCTCCCGTTCCAGCCGTCAGAACTATTTAACAGAAATAGATGCCAACACCAGCCCTTCGCGTTACAGCAGAAACACCAATCCTTATTTAACTATCCTGGATAACGCCGGTAACTATGTATATGACAAGGACATTTTTGGCACCAGCAACCTAAGCGGAGATGTATATATTCCATTTAACATTATAGAGGAAAGAGAGAACACGCACTACAACCTTACCAACAGCAGCCTGAAAGCATTATTCAGTGTGAACTATAAAGTGTGGCAGGATTTAAAATTCCGCTCGGAGTTAGGTTTGCAGTTTGATGAAACCGGCTCTGAGAAGTTTGCCGGTACTAACTCTTATTACCTGCGCAAGCTGAAAGAGAGTACCCGTTTTTATAATTCCTCTACCCGCAAATATGAATACTTTCTGCCCACTGGTGGTACTATTCAAAACCAGAACACTTCCTTCTTCCAGAATAACTGGAAAACCGTATTGGAATATAACAAGGTAGTGAACAGCAAACACGAGTTTGATGCCCTGGTAGGTTCTGAACTGAGACGCAACAGGAACACAGATATTTCCACCAAAGGTTTTGGCTATGATGCACGTACACTCACCACACAGCAGATCCTCTTCCCTAACGCAGACTTTGCACGCAACGCTAATTTCCGTTCTTACCAGAAAGGATTTGTAGAAAACGCGTTTGCTTCTGCTTATGCAACATTCGCATACACCTACGACCGCCGGTACACCTTATATGGTAGTGTGCGTTACGATGGTTCTGACCTGTTTGGAGTAGATCCTAAATACAAATACCTGCCTATATATTCTGTATCTGGCGCGTGGAATGCCAAAGAAGAAACCTTTTTGAAAGAAGTGAATTGGCTTTCTAACCTGCGTGTACGTAGCTCGTATGGCATACAGGGTAATATTGATAAAAACACTTCCCCTTATATCATAGGCGAATACCAGAACATAGGTGTGTTGCCTGGTAATACAGAAACGGGCATTTCGGTAACCAGTCCGCCCAACAACAAGCTGAGATGGGAAAAAACCAACACCTTTAACGCAGGCGTAGAAGCTGGCTTCTGGAACAACGCAGTTCAGGTAACGGTGGACTATTACAACCGCAATAGTAAAGACCTGATTTCTACCGAAGCATTGCAATTGGAAAACGGTTTCGATTTCACCAGCTCTAACTTTGCTATGGTAACCAACAAGGGTATTGAACTGAGCATTTCTACCCGTAACATCCGTACCAAAAACTTCCAGTGGTCAACCGACTTCAACATCACCCATAACAAGAGCAAGGTAACCCGCCAGCGCGTGCGCCCCAGCAGCTACCTGCCTTCTAACGAAGGCCATCCGGTGAACTCTTTATTTGTATTAAAAACAGCCGGACTGGATGCCAATGGCATTCCGCAGTTTGTACAGGATGGCAAAACCACGTCACTGGAAAACTTCTTCCAACTGTATGATCCTTATGCAGATATATTCCCTGGTGAATTGCTGGACACCCGTTTGGCTACCAAAGATTTCCAGAACCTGTTTACCTATGCCGGTGATATGGACCCACAATACACAGGTGGTTTAATCAACCGTTTCCGCCTGGGCAATTTTGACCTGGCAGTGGCAGCGCTGTTTAATATTAATCAATGGCGTCAAAGTACACCGGCGTATAACCCGGCTTCCGTAGATCGTGGATTAAACTATTCTAAGAATATCAACAACCTGCCACCTGCCTTTGGTAAAGACAGCTACAACGGCGAGCGCTGGATGGCTTATACCTGGATGAACGCACAAGACCCTATCAACAGCTATCGCATGCTGGACGTTTTTGCCAAAAAGATGAGCTATGTACGCATCAACAGCATTCGCCTGGGTTATACCCTGCCAGCCAATGCAGCACGCGCTATTAAAGTAAGCAGTCTGCGTTTATCGGCAGAAGCCCGCAATCCTTTTGTATTCGGCACCAGCTATAACGGCTATTTCGACCCGGAAACATTCGGTAACATTTACGCCCAGCCTATCACCAGAAGTATTTCATTTGGATTAAACGCCACTTTTTAA
- a CDS encoding zinc-dependent metalloprotease, with protein MIWKKVLPLTALCFITTAAVHAQDKNKKDAPDSTPASTLKSYQTLFKKAITSKGLITVHQVGMDYYFEIPLVLLEKDFLLVNKVSSVPLAINEAGVNKGMNTNNKVIRFSQNKQAGTVWVKTIVPQVEVPAGDAIAQSVQDNFTGSVIENFKIETYSPDSSALVIKVNKVFDGTEKSFNDVFTDIGLGTSARTALSGIEHIKSFPQNVVVRSLLSTSVTEGETTIAVSVAVTTNLLLLPEKPMQPRFSDKRIGYFSTPRWYFSDTQQKMETRELITRWRMEPRAADRARYLRGELVEPEKPIIYYIDPATPKQWRTYIIAGIHDWQKAFEAAGFKNAIQAREVTDTADFDGDDVRYSVVTYAASPKSNAMGPAVVDPRSGEILESDVIWWHNVMTSLQYWMRIQTGIIDSAARTNQFSVEQMGNAIRFVSSHEIGHTLGLKHNMGASAAYPVDSLRSATYTAKMGGTAPSIMDYARFNYVAQPEDHVTAITPSMGVYDTYAIAWGYRWLGDTINAWQELNSQQQYINDHANNPLYHYGEQQSSLNIIDPRAQSEDLGDNAMKAGEYGLKNLERLVPQIQAWTTSQGENYYQAGKLYMAAIWQWNTYTEHVMANIGGYYLETPVLGDRKKAYTPVAKTLQQQAMAWLQKHLLALPAWLFMPDLLSSTFAVKDSPLGPFECGPYDMKREQQYGLLYSLFSDERLLRMLEMENIYGKSKVFAVADLFKTTRSSIFAATLKNAPLSLDQRLTQQNYVDVLLVSTDKLMEKITKKTLTPPALTQHLPQLCDLTPRALQNHAAAENAYNLRNIYVTAMARTSGVAAAKRGELLNILQLLEKHKVNTDEDTRNHYLDLILRIKQNLKLN; from the coding sequence ATGATTTGGAAGAAGGTTTTACCACTGACTGCACTGTGTTTTATAACTACCGCTGCAGTGCATGCACAGGATAAGAACAAAAAAGACGCACCCGATAGCACACCGGCATCTACGTTGAAAAGCTATCAAACCCTGTTTAAAAAAGCCATTACCAGCAAAGGATTGATTACGGTACACCAAGTGGGTATGGATTATTACTTTGAAATACCGCTGGTATTATTGGAGAAAGACTTTCTATTAGTGAACAAGGTATCGTCTGTTCCGCTGGCTATTAATGAAGCAGGCGTGAACAAGGGCATGAACACGAATAACAAAGTGATTCGTTTCAGCCAGAATAAACAGGCCGGTACTGTTTGGGTGAAAACCATTGTACCACAGGTGGAAGTGCCTGCCGGTGATGCTATTGCCCAATCGGTACAGGACAACTTCACCGGATCGGTAATAGAAAACTTTAAAATAGAAACCTATTCACCCGATTCATCCGCACTGGTAATTAAGGTGAATAAAGTGTTTGACGGTACAGAAAAGAGCTTTAACGATGTATTTACCGATATAGGCTTAGGCACCAGTGCCCGTACAGCCTTATCAGGCATTGAACATATCAAAAGCTTTCCGCAGAATGTGGTAGTGCGCTCGTTGTTAAGTACCTCGGTTACAGAAGGAGAAACCACCATAGCTGTGAGTGTGGCCGTTACCACCAACCTGCTGCTGTTGCCTGAAAAACCCATGCAGCCACGCTTTTCGGATAAACGTATTGGCTACTTCTCCACTCCCCGCTGGTATTTTTCAGATACCCAGCAAAAGATGGAAACCCGCGAACTCATTACCCGCTGGCGTATGGAGCCGCGTGCAGCAGACCGCGCACGTTACCTGCGTGGCGAACTGGTGGAGCCGGAAAAGCCTATTATATATTATATAGATCCTGCTACGCCTAAGCAATGGCGTACATACATTATAGCCGGCATTCACGACTGGCAAAAAGCATTTGAAGCCGCTGGCTTTAAAAATGCCATCCAGGCCCGGGAAGTGACCGATACGGCTGATTTTGATGGAGACGACGTGCGTTATTCTGTAGTTACCTACGCCGCATCGCCTAAATCCAATGCGATGGGGCCTGCTGTGGTAGATCCGCGCTCCGGTGAGATACTGGAATCGGATGTGATCTGGTGGCACAATGTGATGACTTCCCTGCAATACTGGATGCGTATTCAAACCGGTATTATCGATTCTGCCGCACGTACTAACCAGTTCAGTGTGGAGCAGATGGGCAATGCCATCCGCTTTGTTTCTTCCCACGAAATAGGTCATACACTGGGCTTAAAGCACAACATGGGCGCGTCGGCCGCCTACCCGGTAGATTCGCTGCGTAGCGCTACCTATACAGCAAAGATGGGTGGCACAGCGCCTTCTATTATGGACTATGCCCGGTTTAACTACGTGGCACAGCCGGAAGATCATGTAACTGCTATTACGCCCTCTATGGGAGTGTACGACACCTATGCTATTGCCTGGGGCTACCGCTGGCTGGGTGATACCATCAATGCCTGGCAGGAACTGAACAGCCAGCAGCAATACATTAATGACCATGCAAACAATCCTTTATACCACTATGGCGAGCAGCAAAGCAGCCTGAACATAATAGATCCACGTGCACAATCAGAAGACCTGGGCGACAATGCCATGAAGGCCGGAGAATATGGATTGAAAAACCTGGAACGCCTGGTTCCACAAATACAGGCATGGACCACCAGCCAGGGCGAAAACTATTACCAGGCTGGAAAACTATACATGGCCGCTATCTGGCAGTGGAACACCTATACCGAGCATGTGATGGCCAATATTGGCGGCTATTACCTGGAAACCCCGGTGCTGGGCGACCGCAAAAAAGCCTACACACCCGTTGCTAAAACACTTCAACAGCAAGCGATGGCGTGGCTGCAAAAGCACCTGTTAGCGCTGCCCGCCTGGTTGTTTATGCCCGATTTACTCAGCAGCACTTTTGCGGTAAAGGACTCGCCTTTAGGCCCGTTTGAATGCGGCCCTTACGATATGAAGCGCGAACAGCAGTATGGTTTATTATACAGTTTATTCAGCGATGAACGGCTGTTACGTATGCTGGAAATGGAAAATATTTATGGCAAGTCAAAAGTATTTGCGGTAGCAGATTTATTTAAAACCACCCGCTCCAGCATATTTGCAGCTACGCTCAAAAACGCTCCTTTATCTCTTGACCAACGCCTTACACAGCAAAATTATGTAGATGTGTTACTGGTGAGTACCGATAAGCTGATGGAAAAGATCACTAAAAAAACATTGACTCCCCCAGCGTTAACCCAGCACCTGCCCCAGCTATGTGATCTTACGCCACGGGCATTACAAAATCATGCAGCAGCGGAGAATGCCTATAACCTCCGTAATATCTACGTTACAGCCATGGCCCGCACCAGTGGCGTAGCCGCTGCGAAAAGAGGGGAACTACTGAACATATTACAACTTTTAGAAAAGCATAAAGTCAACACCGACGAAGACACCCGGAACCATTACCTGGATCTGATTTTAAGAATCAAACAGAATTTAAAACTCAATTAA